The DNA region ATTGTGTTGACTGTCAGGGACGTCATCATCTGCAAATGGCAGGTGTGCGGCTTCTTCGAAATCTTTTTGCTTGCGACTGCTGTAGGCCCAGTAAGTGACGGCAAGGAACGCCACCATGGCCA from Endozoicomonas sp. NE40 includes:
- a CDS encoding cbb3-type cytochrome oxidase subunit 3, whose protein sequence is MDINDIRGLATVLAMVAFLAVTYWAYSSRKQKDFEEAAHLPFADDDVPDSQHNKNDGLQTGNSRMNDKGGVAQ